One genomic segment of Chitinophaga sancti includes these proteins:
- a CDS encoding CusA/CzcA family heavy metal efflux RND transporter codes for MLNKIISFSVKNKLIIGLFVIALIGWGTFEVTRLPIDAVPDITDNQVQVITVSPALGAPDVERLITFPIEQSCSNIPGLKQLRSFSRFGLSLVTVVFNDETDIYWARQQIAERLAQVQDAIPNGIGKPEMAPVTTGLGEIYQYVVRPKKGYEGKYTPMDLRTLQDWTVRRLLLGTPGVADVSSFGGELKQYEIAVRSEQLKAYGLTIADVFNALEKNNENTGGAYIEKGPTVLYIRSEGLTGSIADIEKIVVKNLSNGVPLLIRDVAEVRLGAATRYGAMCFNKEGEVAGAVVMMLKGENSSAVIKRVKEKVAQIQKALPEGVVIEPFLDRTKMVNNAIQTVEHNLMEGALIVVFVLVFFLGNIRAGLIVSSVIPLSMLFAIILMNKFGVGGNLMSLGAIDFGLIVDGTVIVVEAILHRFSHSKLSNITQEQMDTEVNKSTGTMIRSAVFSQIIILIVYIPILSLQGIEGKMFKPMAFTVAFAILGAFLLSITYVPMMSALCLNKKLSHKASLADKMMARLERFYQPLLSRVMNFPKTIIAGCVVLMAAAVIILGQMGGEFIPQLEEGDFAVETRLLTGSNLKTTIHATQQASGILLKEFPEVEKVVTKIGSAEIPTDPMPLEAADMMVILKDKKLWTSAKTFPELSQKMTEALSVVPGLSVGFQFPVQMRFNELMTGARQDVVCKIFGEDLDSLAFYANKLGEVIHTVKGAVNIYIESVTGMPQIVINYNRDAMARYGLNVSDINRVVNAAFAGQRAGVVYEGEKRFDMVVRLAGEARQNISDVENLLVPAANGMQIPLYQVAEIKEIEGPNQIQRENTRRRIIVGFNVNGRDVQTIVQELQQKVAAEVKLPLGYSIVYGGAFDNLTNAKQRLAIVVPIALLLIFLLLYFAFQSVKQGLLIYTAIPLSAIGGIFALWIRDMPFSISAGVGFIALFGVAVLNGILLVNEFNRLKSEGWHDVRRIVIHATKAKLRAVLMTALVPSLGFIPMAVSAGAGAEVQKPLATVVIGGLIISTMLTLFVLPVLYILFEKGFRFYKKGVAVGILLLVGTAVNAQQKVGLQESLDLAVKNNLHIKAAKSGEDYYAMLRKSSFNPEKTQIGAEYGHINSMANDNRFTISQGIYFPTVYKRQRDLGIAQWQISQASTRNMENELKAKVKSTFYLLLVLQEKQRLLQNADSIYAAFVAKATLRLKTGDTDALEKATAENQRLQIASQLAILQTDYNAALQLFRVLLNSTTPVVPASDTLVYHPAALPDSNSLNNSPILQLQQRHLDATSAEYKLEKSRLLPSINLGFANTSIIGYQNVTGTDRYYGSDTRFSAVSAGVGIPIFGGAQRARIKAGNILIQQQQQEMAANKQQLDQELNRALTSYYRYQELLASYISIQLPNAGILIEGANKRLYSGESSYLEWTILINQAIETRSNYYNLIIETNDAAFAIEKISGIN; via the coding sequence ATGCTTAATAAAATAATTAGCTTTTCTGTAAAGAATAAGCTGATCATTGGGCTTTTTGTAATTGCCCTTATCGGCTGGGGCACTTTTGAAGTCACCCGTTTACCCATCGATGCAGTGCCCGATATTACGGACAACCAGGTGCAGGTAATTACAGTATCTCCTGCTCTTGGCGCCCCGGATGTAGAGCGACTGATTACCTTTCCGATTGAACAATCCTGTAGTAATATACCGGGTCTGAAACAACTCAGAAGCTTTTCCCGCTTTGGTTTGTCGCTCGTTACTGTCGTTTTCAACGACGAGACCGACATTTATTGGGCCCGCCAACAGATTGCCGAGCGACTGGCACAGGTGCAGGATGCTATTCCTAATGGCATAGGAAAGCCTGAAATGGCACCGGTGACCACCGGGCTTGGTGAGATCTACCAATACGTTGTAAGGCCCAAAAAGGGGTATGAAGGTAAATACACCCCTATGGACCTCCGTACCCTGCAGGACTGGACAGTGCGCCGTCTGCTGCTCGGTACACCTGGTGTGGCAGATGTAAGTAGTTTTGGTGGTGAACTGAAGCAATACGAAATCGCTGTACGGTCCGAACAACTCAAAGCTTACGGCCTTACCATCGCTGATGTATTTAACGCACTGGAAAAGAATAACGAGAATACCGGTGGTGCCTATATTGAAAAAGGCCCTACCGTACTTTATATCCGAAGCGAAGGTCTGACGGGAAGTATTGCTGACATTGAAAAGATTGTTGTAAAGAATCTCAGCAACGGTGTACCCCTGCTTATCCGCGATGTGGCAGAAGTACGTTTGGGTGCTGCCACCCGCTATGGTGCTATGTGTTTTAATAAAGAAGGCGAGGTCGCAGGTGCAGTCGTGATGATGCTGAAAGGAGAAAATTCCTCTGCGGTGATCAAAAGAGTGAAAGAGAAGGTAGCACAAATACAAAAGGCTTTGCCGGAGGGGGTGGTCATAGAGCCATTCCTGGATCGTACCAAAATGGTGAACAATGCTATTCAGACTGTTGAGCACAATCTGATGGAAGGTGCGCTCATCGTGGTATTTGTGCTGGTGTTCTTTTTGGGTAATATCAGGGCTGGGCTGATAGTATCTTCCGTAATTCCCCTCTCCATGCTGTTCGCCATTATCCTGATGAACAAGTTTGGAGTAGGTGGTAACCTGATGAGTCTTGGTGCGATTGACTTCGGATTGATCGTAGATGGTACCGTGATCGTAGTGGAAGCAATTCTGCATCGGTTTTCACATTCTAAGTTATCGAACATCACGCAGGAGCAGATGGATACGGAGGTGAATAAAAGCACGGGAACGATGATCCGATCCGCTGTATTCAGTCAGATCATCATCCTCATTGTATATATTCCGATCCTCTCCCTGCAGGGAATTGAAGGTAAGATGTTCAAACCAATGGCATTTACCGTGGCATTTGCCATTTTGGGCGCATTCCTGCTTTCCATTACATATGTACCGATGATGAGCGCCCTGTGTCTGAATAAAAAGCTCTCTCATAAGGCCTCACTGGCCGATAAAATGATGGCACGCCTGGAACGGTTTTATCAACCGCTGTTGAGCCGTGTAATGAACTTTCCAAAGACTATTATTGCAGGTTGCGTGGTATTGATGGCAGCAGCAGTGATCATACTCGGACAAATGGGTGGTGAGTTTATCCCACAATTGGAAGAAGGTGACTTTGCCGTAGAAACCCGCCTGCTTACAGGTAGTAACCTGAAAACGACTATTCATGCTACGCAGCAGGCCTCTGGTATTTTATTGAAAGAATTCCCTGAAGTAGAAAAGGTCGTGACGAAAATAGGTAGTGCGGAAATTCCTACAGACCCTATGCCGCTGGAAGCAGCAGATATGATGGTGATCCTGAAAGATAAAAAGTTATGGACCTCTGCAAAGACCTTCCCGGAATTGTCTCAGAAGATGACGGAAGCACTCTCTGTGGTACCGGGTCTCAGCGTTGGATTTCAGTTTCCTGTACAGATGCGTTTCAATGAATTGATGACAGGTGCCCGTCAGGATGTGGTGTGTAAGATCTTTGGTGAAGATCTTGACTCACTCGCATTCTATGCGAACAAGCTGGGTGAGGTCATCCACACTGTGAAAGGCGCGGTGAATATTTATATAGAGAGCGTAACCGGTATGCCACAGATCGTGATCAATTACAACCGGGATGCCATGGCCCGCTATGGGCTCAATGTAAGCGACATAAACAGGGTTGTGAATGCGGCCTTTGCTGGTCAGCGTGCGGGTGTGGTTTATGAGGGCGAGAAGCGATTTGACATGGTGGTGCGGTTAGCCGGTGAAGCAAGACAGAACATCTCTGATGTAGAAAACCTGCTGGTGCCAGCTGCCAATGGTATGCAGATACCACTTTACCAGGTGGCGGAAATCAAAGAGATCGAAGGACCGAACCAGATTCAGCGTGAAAATACCCGCCGTCGTATCATTGTCGGTTTCAACGTAAATGGTCGTGACGTACAGACCATTGTACAGGAGCTGCAACAGAAGGTAGCTGCGGAGGTGAAACTGCCTTTAGGATACTCTATTGTATACGGTGGCGCTTTCGATAACCTGACTAATGCCAAACAGCGTTTAGCTATCGTAGTGCCGATCGCGTTATTGCTGATCTTCCTGTTATTATATTTTGCTTTCCAGTCTGTGAAACAGGGTTTGCTTATTTATACAGCGATTCCATTGTCTGCTATCGGGGGCATCTTTGCTTTATGGATACGTGATATGCCGTTTAGTATCTCTGCCGGCGTGGGTTTTATTGCGCTCTTTGGCGTGGCGGTATTGAATGGTATCCTGCTGGTGAATGAATTTAACAGGTTGAAGAGTGAAGGCTGGCATGACGTACGCCGTATTGTGATCCATGCGACCAAGGCTAAACTGCGTGCGGTATTGATGACAGCATTGGTACCATCACTGGGATTTATTCCGATGGCCGTCAGTGCAGGTGCTGGTGCAGAAGTACAGAAACCACTGGCCACCGTGGTGATCGGTGGTTTGATCATATCTACTATGCTAACACTTTTTGTATTACCCGTATTATACATCCTTTTTGAAAAAGGATTCCGTTTTTATAAAAAAGGGGTTGCTGTGGGCATACTTTTGTTGGTTGGAACAGCCGTGAATGCGCAACAAAAGGTTGGCTTGCAGGAATCACTGGATCTGGCGGTAAAAAATAACCTGCATATCAAAGCAGCTAAATCAGGGGAAGATTATTATGCGATGTTGCGCAAGAGCAGTTTCAATCCTGAGAAGACACAAATAGGTGCGGAATATGGCCACATCAACAGTATGGCGAATGATAACCGGTTCACCATCTCCCAGGGGATTTATTTTCCAACTGTGTACAAGCGCCAGCGTGATCTGGGTATTGCACAATGGCAGATCAGTCAGGCCAGTACCCGTAACATGGAGAATGAGTTGAAGGCAAAGGTGAAATCTACCTTCTACCTGCTGCTGGTATTACAGGAAAAACAGCGACTGCTTCAAAACGCGGATAGCATATATGCGGCCTTTGTAGCCAAAGCGACCTTGCGACTCAAAACAGGTGATACCGATGCACTGGAAAAAGCGACGGCAGAAAACCAGCGCTTACAAATCGCTTCGCAACTGGCCATCCTGCAAACAGATTATAACGCCGCATTACAGTTGTTCCGTGTGTTGCTAAATAGCACGACGCCTGTGGTTCCAGCAAGTGATACTTTGGTATACCACCCGGCAGCACTGCCAGACAGCAATAGCCTGAACAACTCCCCTATCCTGCAACTGCAACAACGACACCTCGATGCGACCAGTGCCGAATACAAACTGGAAAAGAGCAGATTGCTGCCTTCTATTAATTTAGGTTTTGCAAATACCAGCATTATCGGTTACCAGAATGTAACGGGAACTGACAGGTATTACGGTAGCGACACCCGGTTCTCCGCAGTCAGTGCAGGTGTAGGCATTCCTATCTTTGGTGGTGCGCAGCGTGCGCGTATCAAGGCAGGTAATATCCTCATTCAACAGCAGCAACAGGAAATGGCAGCTAATAAACAGCAACTGGACCAGGAACTGAACCGGGCATTGACCAGCTATTACCGCTACCAGGAGCTGTTAGCATCATATATTTCTATCCAATTGCCCAATGCCGGTATACTGATCGAAGGTGCGAACAAACGATTGTATAGTGGAGAAAGCAGTTACCTCGAATGGACGATCCTGATCAATCAGGCCATCGAAACACGCAGCAACTATTATAATCTGATCATAGAAACTAACGATGCCGCTTTTGCCATCGAGAAAATCAGCGGAATTAACTAA
- a CDS encoding alkaline phosphatase yields the protein MKKLLTGCILLLPTFLKAQEKLPKGIEHVIIIGVDGMSPDGIKQAKTPVMHNLIAHGAVKWNVRTVLPSSSSPNWASMIMGAGPEQHGITDNDWQRDKHSLPPVVANDEGIFPTIFGVLHQQYPKANIGAVYHWDDFGRLFEKKAVSHDRHFNTEDSTATDFIQYIRAEKPLFAFVHFDHVDHAGHEYGHGSPLYYQAVAKTDSLIGRIMESIPPNTLVIITADHGGKGKSHGGATPEEAEIAMIFSGKDVKPGYVITQPVYTYDLAATIAFALHARQPYAWIGRPVKSAFEGFSEPQN from the coding sequence ATGAAAAAACTTTTGACTGGCTGTATCTTATTATTGCCGACTTTCCTGAAAGCACAGGAGAAACTGCCTAAAGGTATCGAACACGTCATCATCATCGGGGTAGATGGCATGAGCCCTGATGGGATCAAACAGGCAAAAACACCTGTGATGCATAACCTCATCGCCCACGGCGCCGTAAAGTGGAATGTAAGGACTGTACTACCCAGCAGCAGTAGTCCCAACTGGGCCAGTATGATCATGGGTGCGGGTCCTGAACAACATGGCATTACGGACAATGACTGGCAACGCGACAAACATTCGCTGCCACCGGTAGTAGCCAATGACGAAGGTATCTTCCCTACAATATTTGGCGTACTTCACCAGCAATACCCCAAAGCCAATATCGGCGCGGTATACCACTGGGACGACTTTGGCCGCCTGTTCGAAAAGAAAGCCGTTAGTCATGACCGTCATTTCAATACTGAAGACTCCACCGCTACTGATTTTATTCAATATATCCGTGCAGAGAAACCACTCTTTGCCTTTGTTCACTTCGATCACGTAGACCATGCGGGCCATGAATATGGCCATGGTTCTCCCTTATACTACCAGGCAGTTGCCAAAACCGATTCACTCATTGGCCGCATCATGGAAAGCATTCCACCAAACACACTGGTGATCATCACCGCAGACCATGGTGGTAAAGGCAAAAGTCATGGCGGCGCCACACCGGAAGAAGCCGAAATTGCCATGATCTTTTCTGGCAAAGATGTAAAACCCGGTTATGTGATCACACAACCTGTATACACATACGACCTGGCTGCCACCATTGCATTTGCCCTGCATGCCAGGCAACCTTATGCCTGGATAGGCCGCCCTGTAAAGAGCGCTTTTGAAGGATTTTCAGAACCACAAAACTAA
- a CDS encoding aspartate aminotransferase family protein — MQSQFSSKEGDINLSESRQQWMTRHTDPATTELLAADAKVFLHQSLSTPCMDVLSGATGIYIINQQGKKYMDFHGNSVHQLGYQNKYITDRVKAQMDTLAFSPRRFTNQPAIRLAERLTTGDLSRVLFAPGGTSAIGMALKLARVVTGKYKTISMYDSFHGASMDSISVGGEYQFHQDIGPLLPGNIHVPPPDTQRGIWKDEMAYVDYIEYVIEKEGDIGALVAETIRSTDVIIPSVQYWKRLREICTRHGVLLILDEIPICMGRTGTLYAWQQYDIIPDIVVLGKGLGAGLVPMAAMLCKEEFNKAAHISLGHYTHEKNPLGAAAALAALDYMEEYKVLDHVMEMEAHIRSRLKSYSTRGKGMLWAIEADNAEQALYRCLEQGLSFKVSSGKVLSLYPPLITTKEEMDHALDIIINAI; from the coding sequence ATGCAATCGCAATTCTCATCAAAAGAAGGGGATATAAACCTATCAGAAAGTCGCCAGCAATGGATGACCCGGCACACAGACCCCGCCACAACCGAACTACTGGCTGCAGATGCAAAAGTATTCCTACACCAGTCACTCTCTACCCCCTGCATGGATGTACTATCCGGCGCAACCGGCATATACATCATCAACCAACAGGGTAAAAAATACATGGACTTCCATGGTAACAGCGTCCACCAACTCGGTTACCAGAATAAATACATCACGGACAGGGTGAAAGCGCAAATGGATACCCTTGCTTTCTCTCCCAGGAGGTTTACCAACCAACCAGCTATCCGGCTTGCGGAAAGACTGACTACAGGAGACTTAAGCAGGGTATTATTTGCGCCGGGTGGCACCTCCGCCATCGGAATGGCATTAAAACTCGCCCGCGTGGTTACAGGAAAATACAAGACCATCTCTATGTACGATTCCTTCCACGGCGCCTCCATGGATAGCATCTCCGTAGGTGGGGAATACCAGTTTCACCAGGATATCGGGCCCCTCTTACCCGGTAATATCCATGTTCCGCCACCAGATACACAACGAGGCATCTGGAAAGATGAAATGGCCTATGTAGACTACATTGAATACGTCATCGAAAAAGAAGGCGATATCGGCGCATTGGTAGCCGAAACCATTCGCAGCACAGACGTGATCATTCCATCTGTTCAATACTGGAAAAGACTGAGAGAGATCTGTACCCGCCATGGGGTGCTGCTGATACTGGACGAAATCCCTATCTGCATGGGTCGTACCGGCACCCTCTACGCCTGGCAGCAATACGATATCATACCCGACATTGTTGTATTAGGAAAAGGACTGGGCGCAGGGCTGGTACCCATGGCCGCCATGCTCTGTAAAGAAGAATTTAATAAAGCCGCACATATATCACTGGGGCATTATACCCATGAAAAGAACCCATTAGGCGCCGCCGCCGCGCTGGCTGCACTGGACTACATGGAAGAATATAAGGTATTGGATCACGTAATGGAAATGGAAGCACATATCCGTTCCCGCCTGAAAAGTTATTCTACACGAGGCAAAGGAATGCTCTGGGCAATAGAAGCGGACAATGCTGAGCAGGCATTGTACCGCTGCCTGGAGCAGGGTCTTAGTTTCAAAGTATCCAGTGGCAAGGTATTATCGCTATACCCACCCCTGATCACTACCAAAGAAGAAATGGACCACGCTCTGGACATCATAATCAACGCTATATGA
- a CDS encoding ATP-binding protein — MDTLLISSNATVLQQEFAWLREVLEVRMQQYFEKSTVSFPAPPALPSDDSVYARILQHYNVTIPERILLLLALAPHIQPQLLDIFYLRNSTYDRGFTEFGGIKGLQHGGFLPTGETAAFVIAGDQLEQRFLLHQLLGPDHFFAKHNILRIQPAHADEPFFSGALQVTNEYLSYFTLGTPHKPDYSIHFPAKRIETGLDWNDLVLDERTMAEVDEIRTWVEYGQTLLQDWKMSNKIKPGYRALFYGPPGTGKSLTACLLGKTFGLDVYRIDLSMVVSKFIGETEKNLAGVFDQAINKNWILFFDEADALFGKRSNTTSSNDRYANQEVAYLLQRIEDFPGLVVLATNLKANIDEAFGRRFQSMIYFPVPGPAQRERLWQQSFPAHVTMEDASLLSEVAKKYEMTGGAIINVSRHSCLAAIKRGDTSILQKDILAGIRKEFGKEGKTI; from the coding sequence CCGTTTTACAACAGGAGTTTGCGTGGCTCAGAGAGGTACTGGAAGTTCGCATGCAGCAATACTTTGAAAAAAGTACTGTATCATTCCCTGCGCCACCGGCATTACCTTCCGATGATTCAGTGTACGCGCGGATCCTGCAACACTACAATGTCACCATCCCCGAAAGGATCTTATTATTACTCGCACTCGCTCCGCATATCCAACCACAGCTGCTGGATATCTTTTATCTCAGGAACAGCACTTACGATAGAGGGTTTACTGAATTTGGAGGTATCAAAGGCCTGCAACACGGGGGCTTTCTGCCTACCGGAGAAACCGCCGCTTTTGTAATAGCAGGCGATCAGCTGGAACAGCGATTCCTGTTGCATCAGTTATTAGGCCCCGATCATTTCTTTGCCAAACATAATATCCTGCGTATTCAACCCGCACATGCAGATGAACCATTCTTTAGTGGCGCATTGCAGGTCACGAATGAATACCTCAGTTATTTCACCTTAGGTACACCTCATAAACCTGACTACAGTATACACTTTCCTGCCAAAAGAATTGAAACGGGGCTGGACTGGAACGACCTGGTACTGGATGAACGAACCATGGCCGAAGTCGATGAAATTAGAACCTGGGTTGAATACGGACAGACACTGCTGCAGGACTGGAAAATGAGTAACAAGATCAAACCCGGCTACAGGGCATTGTTTTATGGACCTCCCGGTACCGGCAAGTCATTAACAGCCTGCCTGTTGGGTAAGACCTTCGGGCTGGATGTATACCGTATTGACCTATCCATGGTCGTATCAAAATTCATAGGAGAGACAGAGAAAAACCTGGCGGGTGTATTTGATCAGGCCATCAATAAAAACTGGATACTATTCTTTGATGAGGCAGACGCATTGTTTGGGAAGAGAAGCAACACCACCTCTTCTAATGACCGCTATGCAAATCAGGAAGTAGCTTACCTGTTACAAAGGATCGAAGATTTTCCGGGATTGGTGGTACTGGCTACAAACTTAAAAGCAAATATAGACGAAGCGTTTGGTCGCCGCTTTCAGTCGATGATTTATTTTCCTGTACCGGGGCCGGCTCAACGTGAACGGCTCTGGCAACAATCATTCCCCGCACATGTGACCATGGAAGACGCATCTCTGCTATCTGAGGTGGCTAAAAAGTATGAGATGACTGGTGGGGCTATTATCAACGTATCGCGGCATAGTTGTCTCGCTGCTATAAAAAGAGGCGATACATCCATCTTACAAAAAGATATATTGGCAGGGATCAGGAAGGAGTTTGGAAAAGAAGGAAAAACAATTTAG
- a CDS encoding DUF5690 family protein translates to MHRLLKNASGPWFTIWCLVASFGTYFCMYAFRKPMSTGLYSEYTLFGMGYKSILIISQVLGYMTSKFIGIKVISELRPAARIKLIIGLVGFSAIALLFFGLVPYPYNFIFLFFNGLPLGMIWGVVFSFLEGRKYTEMLSIGLSISIIAASGILKTSYLEVHSLFPNISEFWLPFIIGAIAFPFFCFFVWMLSVIPAPSEADKALRAERPPMTQADKTNVLRQYGPGIACIMIVYCMLATMRDFRDNFSVEIWNELDAHWNKTVLAQTEVICSIFVLLAVGALSLIKNNEKAFHVTMGVIIAGIGMGGISTLLYHVHLISGFSWMLWLGMGLFLSYVPVQVALFERMIALFHIRANAGYFVYLCDALGYLGSVGILFYKEFFAKTVKWSDTMAQFSCIMTLGGGVLLIMGMLFFKKLLLNKEVSYQN, encoded by the coding sequence ATGCATCGTTTACTTAAAAATGCTTCCGGCCCCTGGTTCACCATCTGGTGCCTGGTTGCTTCTTTTGGCACTTACTTTTGTATGTATGCTTTTCGTAAACCGATGTCTACAGGTCTATATTCCGAATACACACTATTTGGGATGGGGTACAAATCTATCCTGATCATTTCGCAGGTACTGGGGTATATGACTTCCAAATTCATAGGGATCAAAGTCATTTCTGAACTGCGGCCGGCAGCGAGGATAAAGCTCATTATTGGGTTGGTAGGTTTTTCAGCTATTGCCCTGTTATTTTTTGGTCTTGTACCTTATCCCTATAATTTCATTTTCCTGTTTTTCAACGGTCTCCCATTGGGGATGATCTGGGGTGTAGTTTTTAGTTTCCTCGAAGGCCGTAAATACACTGAAATGTTATCCATTGGGCTCAGTATCAGTATTATTGCGGCAAGTGGTATATTAAAAACCTCCTACCTGGAAGTTCATAGCCTTTTTCCAAATATCTCAGAGTTCTGGCTCCCCTTTATTATTGGCGCCATCGCATTTCCTTTCTTTTGCTTTTTTGTGTGGATGCTTTCTGTTATTCCCGCTCCTTCCGAAGCAGATAAAGCATTACGTGCAGAACGACCACCCATGACGCAGGCAGACAAAACGAATGTGCTCCGCCAGTATGGGCCAGGTATTGCCTGTATCATGATCGTCTATTGTATGCTTGCTACCATGCGCGATTTCAGGGATAACTTTTCCGTAGAGATCTGGAATGAACTTGATGCACACTGGAACAAAACTGTCCTCGCCCAAACCGAAGTAATCTGTAGCATTTTTGTGCTCCTGGCTGTCGGCGCACTCAGTTTAATCAAGAATAATGAAAAAGCTTTTCATGTAACTATGGGGGTAATCATTGCTGGTATTGGTATGGGAGGTATTAGTACCTTATTATATCATGTACACCTCATCTCCGGATTTAGCTGGATGTTGTGGTTGGGCATGGGACTATTTTTATCATATGTGCCCGTTCAGGTCGCTCTCTTTGAAAGGATGATTGCGCTGTTTCACATCCGTGCAAACGCCGGATATTTTGTATACCTCTGCGATGCTCTTGGCTACCTCGGCAGTGTTGGAATACTCTTCTATAAGGAATTCTTTGCTAAAACAGTGAAGTGGTCGGATACAATGGCCCAGTTTAGCTGCATAATGACCCTGGGTGGTGGGGTACTTTTGATTATGGGTATGTTGTTTTTTAAAAAACTCCTGTTAAATAAAGAAGTAAGCTACCAGAATTAA
- a CDS encoding efflux RND transporter periplasmic adaptor subunit, giving the protein MRDILNVLAGSLIIITGCHSSSGNKEATKTGAVDSSNIVQLSAIQVKNAGIITGKPELKQMHTSLRVNGVIDVPPQNLVSISIPLGGYLKTMNLLPGMQVKKGQILAVLEDPQYVQLQEDYLVAKNKLTFLEADFARQQELNQSKANSDKVLQQVKSDYESQKVIVRALSEKLHLININPATLQSSTISRQISIPAPISGFVRKVNVNTGKYVAPTDVLFELMDPADLHLSLTVFEKDLSQISHGQDVIAWANDGSEKYQAEVHFITQGVDETHAAEVHCHLKKYDKRLVPGMFMNAEIALNNAQVKALPDAAIVKWQGKNYVFKADTGYMYTMVPVEPGAHTDGFTEIKTELPEGEYVINNAYPVLMKMKNSGEDE; this is encoded by the coding sequence ATGCGGGATATATTAAACGTTCTTGCAGGCTCACTAATCATCATTACCGGCTGTCACTCTTCATCCGGTAATAAGGAAGCGACCAAAACGGGAGCTGTAGATAGCAGCAATATCGTACAATTGTCAGCTATACAGGTAAAGAATGCAGGTATCATCACCGGCAAGCCTGAACTGAAACAGATGCATACCTCACTACGGGTGAACGGTGTGATCGACGTACCTCCTCAAAACCTTGTGTCTATCAGCATCCCACTGGGTGGGTATCTGAAGACCATGAACCTGCTGCCGGGTATGCAGGTAAAGAAAGGACAAATATTGGCTGTGCTGGAAGATCCGCAGTATGTACAGTTACAGGAGGACTACCTTGTGGCAAAAAACAAGCTGACCTTCCTTGAAGCAGATTTTGCCCGCCAGCAGGAGCTGAACCAGTCCAAGGCGAACAGCGACAAGGTATTGCAACAGGTAAAGAGCGACTATGAAAGCCAGAAGGTGATCGTACGTGCTCTCTCCGAGAAACTGCACCTGATCAACATCAATCCGGCAACCCTGCAATCATCAACCATTAGCCGCCAGATCAGCATTCCCGCACCCATCAGTGGGTTTGTAAGAAAGGTGAATGTAAACACCGGCAAGTATGTAGCACCTACTGATGTGTTGTTTGAACTGATGGATCCGGCGGACCTGCACCTGAGTCTTACTGTATTTGAGAAAGACCTTTCTCAGATCAGTCATGGGCAGGATGTGATTGCCTGGGCAAATGACGGCAGTGAAAAATACCAGGCGGAAGTACACTTTATTACACAGGGGGTAGATGAAACACATGCTGCAGAAGTGCACTGTCATCTAAAGAAATACGACAAACGACTGGTACCGGGTATGTTTATGAATGCTGAAATTGCCTTGAACAATGCGCAGGTAAAAGCATTACCGGATGCTGCGATTGTAAAGTGGCAGGGTAAAAACTATGTGTTCAAAGCAGATACCGGCTATATGTATACCATGGTGCCTGTAGAACCCGGCGCGCATACTGATGGTTTTACTGAAATCAAAACTGAATTACCTGAAGGAGAATATGTGATAAACAATGCTTATCCTGTGCTCATGAAAATGAAGAATAGCGGAGAGGATGAATAA
- a CDS encoding XRE family transcriptional regulator, giving the protein MQEDILIQIGNKIKEIRKAKGITVQELASKADVSKGLISQIENNRTIPSLLVLMNIITSLDLDLNEFFKGIEQQATASHVIVKRSEDYYEFEKEKTKGFKYKRIMTRNLKNFPVDIVMLELKPGAKRTNMVKTEAYEYKYIVQGTVEYLINNEKHTLYAGDSIFFDGRQGHRPANIGEDTALILVAYFFI; this is encoded by the coding sequence ATGCAGGAAGATATACTGATACAAATCGGAAACAAGATTAAAGAGATTCGTAAAGCTAAAGGGATCACTGTGCAGGAACTGGCCAGCAAGGCCGATGTGAGCAAAGGCCTTATTTCACAGATCGAGAATAACCGTACTATTCCTTCCCTGCTGGTATTGATGAATATTATTACTTCGCTGGATCTGGACCTGAATGAATTTTTCAAAGGCATCGAGCAACAGGCGACCGCATCGCATGTGATTGTGAAGCGGAGCGAAGACTACTATGAATTCGAAAAGGAAAAGACAAAAGGGTTTAAGTACAAGCGCATTATGACGCGCAACCTGAAGAACTTCCCGGTAGACATCGTGATGCTGGAACTGAAGCCAGGCGCCAAAAGAACAAATATGGTCAAGACAGAGGCCTACGAATATAAATATATTGTACAGGGCACCGTTGAGTACCTGATCAACAATGAGAAACACACCTTATATGCTGGTGATTCCATTTTTTTTGATGGCAGACAGGGACATCGACCAGCCAATATCGGGGAGGATACTGCCTTAATTCTGGTAGCTTACTTCTTTATTTAA